The nucleotide sequence ATCTGACAGATGAAACTCTTCATACGGTCTGTTTCAAACACTTTGTTTGGGCCATCTCTCTCCAAAATCTCCTTTCGAAACAGTTTCTCATTGATACCTATGCACGTCCCACCAGCGGCCCACCAAGTTGATGCAAACTGATTGCTGTGGACGACTGTCCAGCTTCtcaggaaagagcagagagaggagactgCCTTCTCCCCTGATAGGGCATCACAGGCATGCAAGGCCTTTTGAACCAAGGCTCTTCGTGCAAAGCTTGGAAAGCAATTTCTTCAAGCAGCAGCCTGAAGTCAGGGTGCCCAGCTGACATCAGCTGGGTCAGGGTGAGTGAGACATCTACTGGAGGAGCGTAGCTCTCTGAGCCAATTGCGGGAGCCCTTGTTTCTGGAGGAAAAGGCGTCATCCCGATGTCGGGCCCCTGGCCTGTTGGATGACTTTTCTCCTCTCTAGCTGTACTAAGTGGCGGCATGTCCTTCCGTCATGTGCACATGAGAGGGCAGCGTGGCCAGCAGTGCCCCTTGATAACATTGCAGCTCAGGACATCACAAAGGGGCTCATGCTTCTTGGGGTGACATCACAACATAACCAGCAAGGGACCTAATATAGAGCCAGGCCCCACAATGACCTGTGAGCACACCAACATTCTGGTCCACACACAGTCATCTCACTGCGAAAGTGGACACTCGTATATGGGTTTAAAGTAACAAGCCAAACATTCAGTGCAAACCATGAGTTCTCTTGTCCTCGGGCTCCTGGGGTTTGCAGACCTACACTCGCGTACCAACTAGAGAAGGTCAGAGCTCATTCTCGGAGTCCATTGGCCTTGAGGGCTCTGAATAAGACGGATTTGTGCTTTTAAGCACTCAGCAAAGTCCAGGACGGGCATCCATGGTCAAGGGCACCGTCACATCATCCTTTTCATGCTGTCACAGCCAGGTCCTCCTCAGAGACCCTAACGTGGCCATGCCGTTGGTCACCAGAAGGCACATGGCAGGTTGCTGCTTGGGTGAATGGGTTAGCTAGGTGACCCACCACCACCTGGCAGATTGATGCGGAGGAGAAGGCAgccttcttcctgcctctcctcagCCTGCACCCATGCCCCTCACCGCACAGACAGACCCGTTATACACCCTCTGCCTTCCCGGGCACACCGTGTCAGGGTATTAGCCACTGGCCTCACCCACGGCTTACTTTCCTTGACCGACGTCTACAGGGACACCAATCCTGGTTTGTTCCCAGGGTTTGAGCTCTGCAATCCTTCTTTGGGGTGTAGTGCTGGGACAATCAGTAAGAGGTGGTCATGCAGAGCAGCCTCTCGAGCACATTCTCCCCACATGCAAGGCCACCTCCACCAACATCCCCTACTCTATCCTTGGCATGGAGCTCCATGATCTTCCAGAGGTTTCCATGAACCAGAAATGCCTCCAAACTTGAGGCGTTATCAGCCCAGGGCCCAGGCACTCTGGCCCAGTGGGTGAGAGCAGAGGCTCTGTGTGCAGACTGCCCACATTGGCATTTCAGTCCTGCCATtacccagctgtgtgactttgggcccgttactcaacctctctgggcctctgtttcctcatgggGGTAATAGCACCTGCTTCACAGGGTCCTGAGCCTTCAATGGGACATGCAGCAGGTAGCAAGGTACCTGACACTTAAGTCAGAGCTACTGTGGTTATTGAAAAGGGTGTTTGTCTAACGGCAAGTCTGAAATCTAATGAGCTTAAGAAACGACCCATCTGTGGCCTTTGACTGCCTGCAGGAAATCATTCCATCAGCAGCAAGTGTCAGACTTCCTTGTCAATTGCTGCAAACCATGGGCTGAAATGCCACCTGAGTTAAGTGCCCTTGAAAACGTAGAAACAGCTAGGGCAAGCTACACAGAAATCACAGAGTATTTTATTTAGATGTAAGCAATACGCAGCCACTGATGTGACTGGGGAATGCCTCAGGACCACTAAAAGGTCACTTTGGGATTTAGACCATCTTGGAACCTGAGAACACTCTCGAAAGGCTCCTAAGCTGTGACAAGTGCAAAACAGCGTCCCCAGCCAACGTAGACTCTCCGTGacacccctttccctctctctgctgtATGTTCTAGCTCTGCCTGAAGACTCATTAGAGATGTTTCCCCAGCCTTGCTCGCCTCGGCCACCCATGGCAGCTAGAGGTTTCCTTTCTTGCTGGTAGAGAACAATTCCAGGGTCCTGATTGTATCTAAAGCAAGAGCCACACAGTGCACATGAAAAATGAGGAACCGGTTTATTGAACAGGTAAAGGGAACAAAAATAGTGGATTGAGCTACATTTGTTACACACCAAGCAGGAAAGGCTACACCGTTCCATATGTCCCCCCTCTCCCCCAGAGAGAACAGGCTTGCTGGGGGCCACTGCCAGGGTGGTGTCATGGACGGGTGGATGTCAGCTGAGCTTGGTTTAGACAAGTTAACAGCTGCCTGCTTTAAACCCTCCACTCTTCTCCTGGGTGAGAGTGTCAATGTTCCTTTCATCCTCTGTTAAAAAATGGGCTACTTGTTCCCAGGCAGAAGGCTCTTATCCTGTAGGATCTGCTTTCTTCTGCTCTGCCTCAGGGCTGTACCACCAGCTCTTGGAGCAACTGTACTCCTAGATAAAGGCATGCGCCCAGCTGGATGCGTTCTTGTTGGTGGAAGAAAGCCTCGGACCTTAACATACATACAATTCTGCTGGCTGTTTCTAGTCTTGGCAACTTTCTCCAGTGTTCCAGTTTCAAGTCGTGCTTTATAGATTTCTTGCAAGTCAATATTCCCAGAATGTTACAAAAGCACAAACCATTTCTTGCTTATTGTGGCTGTTCTGGCAGTAGCAGCTACTATGTATGTGGAGAAATTCAAGGGGGAATGGTGATGTCCCCTTAATGGGTGGCACCCCAGTGGGCAGGACAGGTGTGCCACCGGCTTCGACTTCTGCAACAGAACACGTATGTCTCTAGTACAAGCTtgtaaaaaaatactttaacagAATATACTGTACAGAACTAGGATTTAACACGGTATATTACAATgctaaaatattcatataaatacTATACAGGCACGGAGTCACTTCATTAGAAAGGGCTCACCAACGGGGCCATTAAAAACTGCTGTCAGCATGCCCAAGGAGAAACTACTTCCACAGCAGGAACACAGACAGTAATGACGGCGTGGATACACACGTGGTGCCAGAGAGGTGTATGTACAGTTCCTACTGACTATGCCACAACAGGAGAATCTGAGGTGCACAGCGAGGCCGGCCtggtttaaaaatacattttcaaataacaCTTTTGATGGGATTTTAGCACTGTGAAAGCCAGCCACGCAGACGTTCCTTCTCTGGCGTAATCAGCCGTCCTCTGTGCATCCAAGCCCGCTCCTCAGCCGCCCTCCTAGAGGGAGATGGTTTtctccctctcacacacacattcccTCCATCACATCCACATCCACTGACAGACACCCCATACCACACCGCATGTTCCAGTCACCTGCCACCTGTGTGTCCCGTCGTGGTGAGTCACTGGTAGGCATTGAGTGCAAACAAGGCATGAGATGGAAGTTCCTGGAGACCCAGCTCCAGTTCCagttctgggggggggggggtgaacaAAGAGGCAGAGGAAGGTAGAAGAGAGCATGTGTCCCAGTCCACTTACGTTCTGTCCCAGGAAATGGTATCTAATCCGGcatttcaatatttaatttaGGAGGGGGGAGGACATACTTTCCAGGACTCTGGGTGATAACTACCCTGGTCTTCTTTCGAAACATAGGAGCGATTTTCGGAGGTTCTGGAACTGGAGTTTCTTCGGTTTCCTCATTATCTTCATGATGGAGGTCATAGGAAATATTTCCGTATTCTCTCAAAAACGGGAATATTTCAAGCAGAAACTGACAGAAATCCTTGCGAATACCAAACCaccctgaaaaagaagaatgtacTTATTAAACACTAGCCTCCACTGAATTTCATGTTACTTTTCTTTCCTGAGTAAGTTTTACTTGAACAATGTAATGCTTTACCCTGATGTCTCAGGAATGGAGACTGAGCAAGGCCTAAATACCCACTAAGGGCAAGAAGTAAGACCTGTGGCTCTGTGGTTCTCCAAGTGGGGTTCCCAGACTGGCAGCGACCAGTTTGTATCCCTGGGGCCTTGTTAGGGATGCAATCTCGGCCCTGGCCCAGACCTCCGTGAATCAGCAActgtgggtggggtgggcagtCCGCCTGCACACAGGCCCTCCCAGGGATTCTCATGGGTGCTCCAGTTTGAGAACTATTGCTGTGTGAGTCTCAAATACCTGCAATGTCTGCACTATGTCAACATCCTCTAATCTTCCCCACTTGGGATAAACTCATGTACGACAAAGAATCTCATCCAAGAAAAGGATTTCTGTCATCCTCTGGAATCCAGGGGGATGGCAGACAGATGTTGGTCCAGGCCAGGAGGCAGCCTGAGTTTCTGGGGCCTCCTCAAAGCTACTTCTCCAAGGCCGACTCTTCCTCTCTGTGTACCATGGGACCGCCAGCTCAGTGCTGGCTCTCTGGGGGCACAGACCCCCCATCCCATGGAGTTCCAAGGGCATGCTCTGGGGCTATATGCAAAGGAGCTCATAGGCTAGTGCGGAAGGGACCCTTGTCAAAGATCGCTTCAAAACTGGGTATATAACAGCATGCaggtggagaggaagagagagcaagcaGGGTGCCACTGATAACACTTGGTGACATCAGGAATGACACTGGGtagagagaggaggaaacagaaccTAGGAGGACTGCCAGGGTTTGGGAGGTGATGTGGATTTTCATCTAATCCTCAGGAGCTCTCAGGAAAGTGGATCCccatggggctcagagaggctacCTGCCATGGTCAGTCCCACCTCAAATCACACAGTGCACCACTAGGGAGGCTGTGGTACAGGGCAGGGGAAGCAAGGTTGACAGCATGCCCTTCCTTTGGAAGATTCCAGACCTTCCTCAGCTTTAGCTTTCCAATGCAAACTCCTCAATTGTGGCCCTCTGGCTCATCCTTTCACAGAGTGAggccacatgcacacacacacacagacaagcacaaatacacacacacacacacacacacacacacacacacagaccaagGGCTTCTGAAATGCTGAGTACATACAGTGGTTCCCTCCCTTCTGTCCGAATGTGGTTGCCATCAGAGTGATCAAAGAAAGCCAAAGAGGGACAAATATTGGAATACAAGAGAATGCGTTGTGGCCATCCAGTTTGTGAACCAGCAGgatctaaaggaaaagaaacagtcaGAGGTTCTGCTGATGCAGCACCTGAAAACAAACAATGTCTGAAGCCAGACCACCCCTCCCTCGTCAGGTCTCATAAGGGGGCAAGTCAGCTCCACAGGACACTACAGAAACCCTCTGTTctagggaagggaggggacaagCTTTGACATCCTCCCTCAGGACTAAACAAAATCTGTCCACCTGGAAATTTTCAGTGCCAGGACTGTACGGGGAACTCCTCCTGGTGTTCGCCTGGAGGGGTCAATGGGGCCTCTTCTGTAATTCTCCACAgaagtaaaatatgaaaatacaacatCCAACTTTCTCTTTCTAGAAGCAGAAAACCTGATACATACAGATGGCTAGAAAGGTGCACTTCCCCCTGCCAGCCCCCGGCCCCCCAAAGGAAAGGATGTTCTAattttcctctcattctctctcggCACACTCTCCAAGAGCTGGCATACAGTGACTTCCTGGGAGAGTGGGCTGCCGGTATAGGGTGCTGTCACAGGGCAGCAGGGTTTGAAGAGTTCTGCTGTCGAAAACTTACCTCAAAAGTAAGGAGAGGCACAACAATGGTCATCCAGCTCAGTGCCATTGTTATGTGTGTCCTTCGCTGTTCTGCAATCACATCCATGGAGCGCAGGAACAGGACGGACCACACAATGTAATAGAGGACCACCAGGCACAGAAAGGACATGAGAATCCACAGGGGGACACACACGACCTGAGGGCAGGAGCAGAGAAGAAATGTCTCTCTAGTTTGCACCCCAGCATCTGAGGTAGGCATAGCCAACCCCTTGCTGATCTCTGTGAGTAAGACAGCACAAATGAGGACTGCTGTGAGGGCAGCATGGGGAAGAGTACACAGTGCGTTTACCAGGGGACCTGCTGCCAGGCCAGGAAGTGCCCTGGCATGGGTCACTCTTGGGGTGACAAGCCTGGCAACTGCTCTTCACTCAGGTATGATCTTACTCAGCCCACGCTGGCTCTGCCAGCATCACATCACCAGCCCTGGAGGGAAACAGGGCAGTGCTGCCACCTCAGGCACACTTGCCCCACCTCATCCTGACATACCCTCTTCACAGGCCATTTCAACATCTTGCCAGAGGAACTTTGGCCAAAGACTTTGGGGAGTGTGCCCCCTGGAAGCTGGCTGCCCAGGGTACACAGGCTCTCCACTAACTTGCACTCTGATGCTGGAAGGGTTCCACCACCTGGTCGTTGCCTTCTCACCCAGGCGGGTTCTGTGTCTGTTGCTGTCATACTAGAAAGACCTTGTTTTGCACCCACACAAGCCCACAGGATAAGACTTGGGGGCCTCACTAGGCTCCCCTGTGAGACCTTTTCTCCCTCCTGCACTGCCCCCTTGAATACATCTGTTAGCCCTTTGTCTTATCAAACAGTAAAATTGGCTGTTTTCCtttggtgtacagttctatgacTTTTCACGCAGGCATGTGGAGATCTGCATAGCCCCAGGCAGGGCACAAGACAGCTCCTTCACCCCACAAGACTCCCTCGTGCTGTCCTTTCACTGTGTCACACCTTCAACCTACccataacccctggcaaccactaatctgttctctatcactacatttttgtcttttcaaaaacgTAATGTAGATGGAATCATATGGCATGTCACCTTCTAAGACTTCTCGAAATCAGCAGAATGTCTCAGATTCATCTAGGTTGTTGTGTGTATCACAGGTCgtttctctttattgctgagtggtgTTCCACTGGATGGATGCACCACAGCCTGTTCATCCAgtcacctggggaaggagatCTGGGTGCTTTCCTGCTTCTGGCTATCACAAACAAAGCAGCTATACACACTTGCACATGGGTTTTTGTGTGGCTGTACATTCACATTTCCCTAGGGGAAATGCCCAGAATTTGCACTGCTAtgtcatatggtaactccatgtttaactttataagttGTCAAACCGTATTCCAGAGAGCCTGTACAATTTGGCGTTCCCAGCAGTGACATGCGAGTATCCCAGTCCCTCTGCATCCTccccagcacttggtattgtgcTTTTTATCTTCGCCATTCTGATCAGCACACTGCAGCACCTCATTCTGGtttctatttgtctttccctAAAGGGTAGTGATgtccttttcatgtgtttattcacCAGATGTATATCCTCTTTGTGAactgtctgttcaagtcttttgtcaattttt is from Equus asinus isolate D_3611 breed Donkey chromosome X, EquAss-T2T_v2, whole genome shotgun sequence and encodes:
- the TMEM185A gene encoding transmembrane protein 185A isoform X2; amino-acid sequence: MNLRGLFQDFNPSKFLIYACLLLFSVLLALRLDGIIQWSYWAVFAPIWLWKLMVIVGASVGTGVWARNPQYRAEGETCVEFKAMLIAVGIHLLLLMFEVLVCDRIERGSHFWLLVFMPLFFVSPVSVAACVWGFRHDRSLEVVCVPLWILMSFLCLVVLYYIVWSVLFLRSMDVIAEQRRTHITMALSWMTIVVPLLTFEILLVHKLDGHNAFSCIPIFVPLWLSLITLMATTFGQKGGNHWWFGIRKDFCQFLLEIFPFLREYGNISYDLHHEDNEETEETPVPEPPKIAPMFRKKTRVVITQSPGKYVLPPPKLNIEMPD
- the TMEM185A gene encoding transmembrane protein 185A isoform X3, producing the protein MVIVGASVGTGVWARNPQYRAEGETCVEFKAMLIAVGIHLLLLMFEVLVCDRIERGSHFWLLVFMPLFFVSPVSVAACVWGFRHDRSLELEILCSVNILQFIFIALRLDKIIHWPWLVVCVPLWILMSFLCLVVLYYIVWSVLFLRSMDVIAEQRRTHITMALSWMTIVVPLLTFEILLVHKLDGHNAFSCIPIFVPLWLSLITLMATTFGQKGGNHWWFGIRKDFCQFLLEIFPFLREYGNISYDLHHEDNEETEETPVPEPPKIAPMFRKKTRVVITQSPGKYVLPPPKLNIEMPD
- the LOC106839882 gene encoding LOW QUALITY PROTEIN: heat shock transcription factor, X-linked-like (The sequence of the model RefSeq protein was modified relative to this genomic sequence to represent the inferred CDS: inserted 4 bases in 2 codons); the encoded protein is MPPLSTAREEKSHPTGQGPDIGMTPFPPETRAPAIGSESYAPPVDVSLTLTQLMSAGHPDFRLLLEEIAFQALHEEPWFKRPCMPVXCPIRGEGSLLSLLFPEKXWTVVHSNQFASTWWAAGGTCIGINEKLFRKEILERDGPNKVFETDRMKSFICQINLGPGLPLLVAINSFVTWSFSFSLNVEPQFRFDYSPSFRRDCPHLLVRVKRRAGIKPAPRLMESKPKALRIPQHLQPLSHKTTSQTLRSTTRRLRSTENLTTLPLRSGVTLPFQPLLGRQPSPP
- the TMEM185A gene encoding transmembrane protein 185A isoform X1; the protein is MNLRGLFQDFNPSKFLIYACLLLFSVLLALRLDGIIQWSYWAVFAPIWLWKLMVIVGASVGTGVWARNPQYRAEGETCVEFKAMLIAVGIHLLLLMFEVLVCDRIERGSHFWLLVFMPLFFVSPVSVAACVWGFRHDRSLELEILCSVNILQFIFIALRLDKIIHWPWLVVCVPLWILMSFLCLVVLYYIVWSVLFLRSMDVIAEQRRTHITMALSWMTIVVPLLTFEILLVHKLDGHNAFSCIPIFVPLWLSLITLMATTFGQKGGNHWWFGIRKDFCQFLLEIFPFLREYGNISYDLHHEDNEETEETPVPEPPKIAPMFRKKTRVVITQSPGKYVLPPPKLNIEMPD